A region of Chitinophaga horti DNA encodes the following proteins:
- a CDS encoding FecR family protein: MDDAQKAKEMARIDRQLREKSVSVDDYLSEDEWKQYLDSGNAGRHNDIPDDVYRPVYNATVRKTQRTQMLYKGLGLILLLCICGGAFFFLYHPKQPVTAKVFDHTNTSTVPQRIQLPDGTVVILQPTSEIMYGSDYNNTSRDITLIGNGEFRVAKDDTRPLTVYCRDIAVTALGTRFSLSGLPADVLVQLHEGKVRVRDTANVVPAIYPAPGEIFAYMAESKQFVAVDINGLPLRPDKTPIGANYIKPKRVTAPETNKAYLNFENATLSDVFGYLAMRYQVQIRYETDQAMFSNTFVSVDADLPVDKILENICRANRMKLKAHGDSLYIISK, from the coding sequence ATGGACGACGCCCAAAAGGCGAAGGAGATGGCCCGCATCGACCGGCAGCTCAGGGAGAAGTCCGTGAGTGTAGACGATTATCTTTCAGAGGACGAATGGAAACAGTACCTCGACTCCGGCAACGCCGGTCGGCACAACGATATTCCGGACGATGTGTATCGTCCGGTGTACAATGCGACGGTGCGTAAAACACAGCGCACGCAAATGCTTTATAAAGGGTTGGGCTTGATCCTGTTACTCTGTATTTGCGGCGGTGCCTTTTTCTTCCTCTATCATCCCAAACAGCCTGTCACCGCAAAAGTGTTCGATCATACGAATACATCCACCGTTCCGCAGCGCATCCAGCTGCCGGATGGTACCGTGGTCATTTTGCAACCGACCAGCGAAATCATGTACGGGTCTGATTACAATAATACGTCCCGCGACATCACACTGATCGGTAACGGAGAATTCCGCGTGGCGAAAGACGATACCCGTCCGCTGACGGTATATTGCCGCGACATAGCCGTTACGGCCCTCGGCACCCGCTTCTCGCTCTCCGGACTGCCTGCCGACGTGCTGGTACAACTCCACGAAGGTAAAGTGCGCGTACGCGACACGGCAAATGTTGTACCGGCCATCTATCCCGCCCCCGGTGAAATATTCGCTTACATGGCGGAAAGTAAACAATTCGTGGCGGTGGATATTAATGGCCTGCCGTTAAGGCCGGACAAAACACCGATTGGCGCCAATTACATTAAACCTAAACGGGTAACTGCGCCCGAAACCAATAAGGCCTATCTTAATTTCGAAAACGCCACCCTCAGCGATGTATTCGGCTACCTGGCCATGCGCTACCAGGTGCAAATCCGCTATGAAACGGACCAGGCCATGTTCTCCAATACCTTTGTTTCGGTAGATGCCGATCTGCCGGTGGACAAGATCCTGGAAAATATTTGCCGCGCTAACCGTATGAAACTGAAGGCCCACGGCGACAGTTTGTACATCATTTCAAAATAA
- a CDS encoding sigma-70 family RNA polymerase sigma factor: protein MDRVSELRNNSEAAFESVFVEYRFPLYNFLYRKIESDFVAREVVQLTFIKLWRFRHHLDPGMDIAIQLFRIAKTTLIDELRKVEVRERHYASMPPAPVATDSVMDVVTYNDTKARLLKLLDLLPPKRREVFELSRLHCRSNSEIAEIMAISPKTVENHLTLALRFMRPFFSCLLIIFANLVML from the coding sequence ATGGACAGGGTATCTGAACTTAGAAATAACAGTGAAGCTGCTTTCGAAAGCGTCTTTGTTGAGTACCGTTTCCCTTTATACAATTTTCTCTACCGGAAAATAGAGTCCGATTTTGTCGCGAGGGAAGTAGTGCAACTCACGTTTATTAAATTATGGCGCTTTCGCCACCACCTCGATCCGGGGATGGATATTGCGATACAATTGTTCCGTATCGCCAAAACAACCTTGATAGATGAACTGCGTAAAGTAGAAGTGCGCGAACGGCATTACGCCTCTATGCCACCCGCTCCGGTAGCGACCGACAGCGTGATGGACGTGGTAACGTACAACGATACCAAAGCGAGGCTGCTGAAGCTGTTAGACCTGCTGCCGCCGAAACGCCGCGAGGTGTTCGAGCTCAGTCGCCTGCATTGCCGCAGTAACAGCGAGATCGCCGAGATCATGGCCATCTCTCCCAAAACGGTGGAGAACCATCTCACACTGGCCTTACGCTTCATGCGACCATTTTTTAGTTGTTTATTGATAATATTTGCTAATCTTGTAATGCTGTAG